The Rhodopseudomonas palustris genome window below encodes:
- the hisI gene encoding phosphoribosyl-AMP cyclohydrolase, which translates to MSSSAASSPALDDIEEGIALRPKFDAAGFVTCVTTDARSGDVLMVAHMNAEALEKTIQSGEAWYYSRSRKRLWKKGESSGHVQKVLEMRVDCDQDAVWIKVDQAGGAACHTGRHSCFYRRIDRDASGAPLLTMVDDHRHFDPAKVYGK; encoded by the coding sequence GTGAGTTCATCTGCTGCCTCATCGCCCGCGCTCGACGATATCGAGGAGGGCATCGCGTTGCGTCCGAAATTCGACGCGGCAGGCTTCGTCACCTGCGTCACCACCGACGCGCGTTCGGGCGATGTGCTGATGGTCGCCCATATGAACGCCGAGGCGCTGGAGAAAACCATCCAGAGCGGCGAGGCCTGGTACTACAGCCGCTCTCGAAAGCGACTCTGGAAGAAGGGCGAGAGTTCGGGCCACGTCCAGAAGGTGCTGGAGATGCGGGTCGACTGCGACCAGGACGCGGTCTGGATCAAGGTCGACCAGGCCGGCGGCGCCGCCTGCCACACCGGCCGCCATTCCTGCTTCTACCGCCGCATCGACCGCGACGCCTCCGGCGCGCCGCTGCTGACCATGGTCGATGACCACCGGCATTTCGACCCGGCGAAGGTGTACGGCAAGTAG
- the yidD gene encoding membrane protein insertion efficiency factor YidD: MMPIRFPATAVDMLQALTRLPRNAGRGLIWVYRHSFSALVGSNCRHLPTCSQYGDEAIGRFGLWAGGWMTLARLIRCNPYGTSGIDNVPEAPPPGARWYLPWRYARWRGVNAPDCGCGHHDE, translated from the coding sequence ATGATGCCCATTCGATTTCCAGCGACCGCCGTCGACATGCTGCAGGCGCTCACACGGCTGCCGCGCAACGCCGGCCGCGGCCTGATCTGGGTATATCGCCACAGCTTCTCGGCGCTGGTCGGCTCGAACTGCCGGCACCTGCCGACCTGCTCGCAATATGGCGACGAGGCGATCGGCCGGTTCGGATTGTGGGCCGGCGGCTGGATGACGCTGGCGCGGCTCATTCGCTGCAATCCCTACGGCACCTCGGGGATCGACAATGTGCCCGAGGCGCCGCCGCCCGGCGCGCGCTGGTACCTGCCCTGGCGCTACGCACGCTGGCGCGGCGTCAACGCGCCGGACTGTGGCTGCGGACATCATGATGAGTAG
- the chrA gene encoding chromate efflux transporter has protein sequence MTSTKPQTDGSNRPRAGSAPEVLLIFLKLGLTSFGGPIAHLGYFRDEFVTRRKWIDEHGYADLVGLCQFLPGPASSQAGFAIGLMRAGYLGALAAWTGFTLPSALAMVLFAYGAAALDGPVGAGLLHGLKLTAVAIVAQAVWGMARTLCPDRERASIAVVAALVVLLGTSSAMQIAAIAVGGIAGLWLCRDGSATPSSQFVFPVSRGVGLAALAAFVLLLIGLPLLSAAMASPGIALFDAFYRSGALVFGGGHVVLPLLREAFVAPGWVSDDAFLAGYGAAQAVPGPLFSFAAYLGTIVGPQPHGPAGAALGLIGIFLPGLLILLGVLPFWNAFRRAAGAQAAMRGVNAAVVGLLGAALYDPVWTSSVHGPVDFAIALTGFVLLTAWRAPPLVVVAGSALAGALLALGAA, from the coding sequence GTGACCAGCACCAAGCCGCAGACCGATGGATCGAACCGGCCGCGCGCCGGCTCCGCGCCGGAAGTGCTGCTGATCTTTCTCAAGCTCGGGCTGACCAGCTTCGGCGGGCCGATCGCGCATCTGGGCTATTTCCGCGACGAGTTCGTAACGCGGCGGAAGTGGATCGACGAGCACGGCTATGCCGACCTGGTGGGGCTGTGCCAGTTCCTCCCGGGGCCGGCCAGCAGCCAGGCCGGCTTCGCGATCGGCCTGATGCGCGCCGGCTATCTCGGCGCGCTCGCCGCCTGGACCGGCTTCACCCTGCCGTCCGCGCTGGCCATGGTGCTGTTCGCCTATGGGGCCGCGGCCCTCGACGGGCCGGTCGGGGCCGGGCTGCTGCACGGGTTGAAGCTGACGGCGGTGGCGATCGTGGCGCAGGCGGTCTGGGGCATGGCGCGGACGCTGTGTCCGGATCGCGAACGCGCCTCGATCGCCGTGGTCGCCGCCCTCGTCGTCCTGCTCGGCACGTCGTCGGCGATGCAGATCGCGGCGATCGCGGTCGGGGGGATTGCCGGGCTGTGGCTGTGCCGGGACGGATCGGCGACGCCCTCAAGCCAGTTCGTGTTCCCGGTATCGCGCGGCGTCGGCCTCGCCGCGCTCGCCGCCTTCGTGCTGCTGCTGATCGGGCTGCCGCTGCTGAGCGCCGCGATGGCCTCCCCCGGCATCGCGCTGTTCGACGCGTTCTATCGCTCCGGCGCGCTGGTGTTCGGCGGCGGCCATGTCGTGCTGCCGCTGCTGCGCGAAGCCTTCGTCGCGCCGGGATGGGTGAGCGACGACGCCTTTCTCGCCGGCTATGGCGCGGCGCAGGCCGTGCCCGGCCCGCTGTTCAGCTTCGCCGCCTATCTCGGGACCATCGTCGGCCCGCAGCCGCATGGCCCGGCCGGCGCCGCACTGGGGCTGATCGGCATCTTCCTGCCGGGCCTGCTGATCCTGCTCGGCGTGCTGCCGTTCTGGAATGCGTTCCGGCGTGCCGCGGGCGCGCAGGCGGCGATGCGCGGCGTCAACGCCGCGGTGGTCGGCCTGCTCGGCGCGGCGCTGTACGATCCGGTGTGGACCAGCAGCGTGCACGGCCCGGTCGATTTCGCCATCGCGCTGACGGGCTTCGTGCTGCTGACCGCGTGGCGGGCGCCGCCGCTGGTCGTGGTGGCGGGCAGCGCGCTCGCCGGCGCCCTGCTCGCGCTCGGCGCGGCTTGA
- a CDS encoding iron-sulfur cluster assembly scaffold protein, with protein sequence MLNDIYNKRIIELAGNIPRIGRLDHPDATATAHSKLCGSTVKVDLKMDGDTVSDFAHEVKACALGQASSSIMASHVVGSTSSELRALRDSVRKMLKENGAPPDGKWADIAMLEPVRDYKARHASTLLTFDAVVDAIGQIEAQRAGAGAAVS encoded by the coding sequence ATGCTCAACGACATCTACAACAAGCGGATCATCGAGCTGGCGGGCAATATCCCGCGGATCGGCCGCCTCGATCATCCCGACGCCACCGCCACCGCGCACTCGAAATTGTGCGGCTCGACCGTCAAGGTCGACCTCAAGATGGACGGCGACACCGTCAGCGACTTCGCCCACGAGGTGAAGGCCTGCGCGCTCGGGCAAGCGTCGTCATCGATCATGGCCAGCCATGTCGTCGGCTCCACCTCCAGCGAGCTGCGAGCCTTGCGCGACAGCGTGCGGAAAATGCTCAAGGAAAACGGCGCGCCGCCGGACGGCAAATGGGCCGATATCGCGATGCTCGAGCCGGTCCGCGACTACAAGGCGCGACACGCCTCGACGCTGCTGACCTTCGACGCGGTGGTCGACGCGATCGGCCAGATCGAGGCGCAGCGCGCCGGCGCGGGTGCGGCGGTCTCCTGA
- a CDS encoding DUF3750 domain-containing protein: MQLISPSSVLSAPHPVQILVRRLVILLLLLLIVPIVVSAGKYALGDRSVSWQAADRSSAGLLPPAAAHPEALVRVFAARTVRWRGIFAVHSWIVVKPANATRYTRYDYTAWGEPVRVNGFVADGRWFGDEPQLIAAADGEAAASMIPKIEAAIKSYKLNAYGDYRAWPGPNSNTFVAAALAAVPELKTTLPPTAIGKDYPWDGGWIGWTPSGTGIRATLGGYCGLTLGWIEGVELNLFGAVLGLDLRRPAIKLPGLGRIGLSPI, from the coding sequence ATGCAACTTATATCGCCATCATCCGTTCTATCCGCTCCTCATCCCGTACAGATCCTCGTGAGACGCCTCGTGATCCTCCTGCTGCTGCTCCTGATCGTGCCGATCGTCGTGTCGGCCGGCAAATACGCGCTGGGCGATCGCAGCGTGTCGTGGCAGGCGGCCGATCGCTCAAGCGCCGGGCTGCTGCCGCCGGCGGCTGCGCATCCGGAGGCGCTGGTGCGGGTGTTCGCCGCGCGCACGGTGCGCTGGCGCGGCATCTTCGCGGTGCATAGCTGGATCGTGGTGAAGCCGGCGAATGCGACGCGCTACACCCGCTACGACTACACCGCCTGGGGCGAACCGGTCCGCGTCAACGGCTTCGTCGCCGACGGCCGCTGGTTCGGCGACGAGCCGCAACTGATCGCCGCGGCGGACGGCGAGGCGGCGGCGTCGATGATCCCGAAGATCGAGGCGGCGATCAAAAGCTACAAGCTCAACGCCTATGGCGACTACCGCGCCTGGCCGGGGCCGAACTCCAACACCTTTGTCGCGGCGGCGCTGGCCGCGGTGCCGGAACTCAAGACCACGCTGCCGCCGACCGCGATCGGCAAGGACTATCCGTGGGACGGCGGCTGGATCGGCTGGACGCCGTCCGGCACCGGCATCCGCGCCACGCTCGGCGGCTATTGCGGGCTGACGCTGGGCTGGATCGAGGGCGTCGAGCTGAACCTGTTCGGCGCGGTGCTCGGCCTCGATCTGCGCCGCCCGGCGATCAAGCTGCCCGGCCTCGGCCGCATCGGGCTGAGCCCGATTTAA
- a CDS encoding transglycosylase SLT domain-containing protein, which translates to MSAEISSSAVTLVDPARTKIAGAIRQASGSTGASFEYLLATAKMESNFNPQAAASTSSAKGLFQFIDQTWLGTVKEAGAQLGYGDYADAISKSASGSYSVSDPAARQAIMDLRNDPVVSSAMAGALTQSNSFKLTAEIGRRPSDSELYMAHFMGVGGASRLINAAQDNPNASAVAMFPNAAAANQSIFYDRSGNARSVAQVYGNLDARYNAAANSPATQTALASAGGAPAGAAMVLASARTVDNAAYLSSFPDVRTVEAVRAVSPVDATASSTRQSSEPMFRTLFQGGDRSEPVSPAVQQLWGGGTGASSTSTDAAASGTSSVPATGASSTTMSYAPSAPAAPTDFGLTDPSAALSTTPTIRPPRTLDLFSDRNGTFAG; encoded by the coding sequence ATGTCCGCCGAAATCTCCAGTTCCGCGGTGACGCTCGTCGATCCGGCGCGGACGAAGATTGCCGGCGCGATCAGGCAGGCCTCGGGCTCGACCGGCGCCAGCTTCGAATATCTGCTCGCCACCGCCAAGATGGAATCGAACTTCAATCCGCAAGCGGCGGCGTCGACCTCCTCGGCCAAGGGCCTGTTCCAGTTCATCGACCAGACCTGGCTCGGCACCGTGAAAGAGGCGGGCGCCCAGCTCGGCTATGGCGACTATGCGGACGCGATCAGCAAATCCGCGTCGGGCAGCTACTCGGTCAGCGATCCGGCGGCGCGGCAGGCGATCATGGATCTGCGCAACGATCCGGTGGTGAGTTCGGCGATGGCCGGCGCGCTGACGCAGTCCAACAGCTTCAAGCTGACGGCGGAGATCGGCCGGCGGCCGAGCGATTCCGAACTCTATATGGCGCATTTCATGGGCGTCGGCGGCGCGTCCAGACTGATCAACGCCGCGCAGGACAATCCGAACGCCAGCGCGGTGGCGATGTTCCCCAACGCCGCCGCCGCCAACCAGTCGATCTTCTACGACCGCTCGGGCAATGCCCGCAGCGTCGCGCAGGTCTACGGCAATCTCGACGCGCGCTACAACGCGGCGGCGAATTCGCCGGCGACGCAGACCGCGCTGGCCTCGGCCGGCGGCGCTCCGGCCGGCGCCGCGATGGTGCTGGCCTCGGCGAGGACGGTCGACAACGCCGCCTATCTGTCGAGCTTCCCGGACGTCCGGACCGTCGAGGCGGTGCGCGCGGTGTCGCCGGTCGATGCGACGGCGTCGTCGACGCGGCAATCCTCCGAGCCGATGTTCCGCACCCTGTTCCAAGGCGGCGACCGCAGCGAGCCGGTGTCGCCGGCGGTGCAGCAATTGTGGGGCGGCGGCACCGGCGCATCGAGCACGTCGACCGACGCGGCGGCATCGGGCACGTCCAGCGTCCCGGCGACGGGCGCATCCAGCACGACGATGTCCTACGCCCCGTCGGCCCCCGCCGCGCCGACCGATTTCGGCCTGACCGATCCGTCCGCCGCGCTCTCCACCACCCCCACCATCCGCCCGCCGCGCACCCTCGACCTGTTCAGCGACCGCAACGGCACCTTCGCCGGCTGA
- the folE gene encoding GTP cyclohydrolase I FolE, with the protein MDAKIKPLRTGKLPEARTEFQPAELDPSEFLAAAVQPDQPRPSRAEAEAAVKTLLSYIGENIEREGLLDTPRRVVEAYDELFQGYHQCPAEVLDRTFGETAGYDDFVLVRDISFTSHCEHHVMPFYGKAHIAYTPVERVVGLSKLARLVEIFARRLQTQEHLTAQIAAAIDEVLKPRGVAVMIEAEHTCMSVRGIGKQGASTFTSRYTGMFRDNPAEQARFMSMIRNRG; encoded by the coding sequence ATGGACGCCAAGATCAAGCCGCTGCGGACCGGCAAGCTGCCGGAGGCCCGCACTGAATTTCAGCCCGCCGAGCTCGACCCTTCGGAATTCCTCGCTGCCGCCGTGCAGCCGGATCAGCCGCGGCCGTCGCGCGCCGAAGCCGAGGCCGCGGTCAAGACGCTGCTGTCCTATATCGGCGAGAACATCGAGCGCGAGGGCCTGCTCGACACCCCGCGCCGGGTGGTCGAGGCCTATGACGAGCTGTTCCAGGGCTATCACCAGTGCCCCGCCGAAGTGCTCGACCGCACCTTCGGTGAAACAGCGGGCTACGACGATTTCGTGCTGGTGCGCGACATCTCCTTCACTTCGCATTGCGAGCACCACGTCATGCCGTTCTATGGCAAGGCGCATATCGCCTATACGCCGGTCGAGCGCGTCGTCGGGCTGTCGAAGCTGGCGCGCCTGGTCGAGATCTTCGCCCGCCGGCTGCAGACCCAGGAGCATCTCACCGCGCAGATCGCGGCTGCGATCGACGAGGTGCTGAAGCCGCGCGGCGTCGCGGTGATGATCGAGGCCGAGCACACCTGCATGTCGGTGCGCGGCATCGGCAAGCAGGGCGCCTCGACCTTCACCAGCCGCTACACCGGCATGTTCCGCGACAATCCGGCGGAGCAGGCCCGCTTCATGTCGATGATTCGCAACCGCGGCTAA
- a CDS encoding sulfatase-like hydrolase/transferase yields MSAIEGVAASEVSQGAAPLVRFARANARLIAGGLLIPNLLSLLTMTSLVDIGLPPRTEAILLYASVAALARSVPFALIVPLFVVVLGFDIVRTLSLMFGVAPVEFLAAIDRAQRIQFFASPLYATLIMAVAITMVATLACLRRRAALAGASVPALFVLTAGFAALDFVGNVSPHYHFGATMGRDQPVRSAADVSGFAAAAGADGRNVLVVMVESLGFLRDPAARAKVSAPLYEATLSRDYVVTAGHAGYFGSTTSGEMRELCNTRMFYQDYVATDTAGCLPNRLARRGYATVAVHGFAGGMFEREQWYPTIGFDRALFGDDLIRTTGRACGGAFRGACDADLAPLIAAASRAPAAGDKPRFTYWLTLNSHVPIAPAEAAADFQCGDDGGEFGRLDVCRMAELWRDVFDVTARLARDPAMGRPEILIVGDHAPPLWSKRGRAQFEPGRVAWYRLQPRDAAGTRIGQSAVEADD; encoded by the coding sequence ATGTCCGCGATCGAAGGTGTCGCCGCGTCCGAGGTTTCGCAGGGGGCCGCGCCGCTGGTGCGCTTCGCCCGCGCCAATGCCAGGCTGATCGCCGGCGGGTTGCTGATCCCCAATCTGCTGTCGCTGCTGACGATGACGTCGCTGGTCGACATCGGCCTGCCGCCGCGCACCGAAGCGATTCTGCTCTATGCCAGCGTCGCGGCGCTGGCGCGGAGTGTGCCGTTCGCGCTGATCGTGCCGCTGTTCGTCGTCGTGCTCGGCTTCGACATCGTGCGGACGCTGTCGCTGATGTTCGGCGTGGCGCCGGTCGAGTTTCTCGCCGCGATCGATCGCGCGCAGCGGATCCAGTTCTTCGCCTCGCCGCTGTATGCGACGCTGATCATGGCGGTCGCGATCACCATGGTGGCGACGCTGGCCTGCCTACGCCGACGCGCCGCTTTGGCCGGCGCCAGCGTGCCGGCGCTGTTCGTTCTGACCGCAGGCTTCGCCGCGCTCGACTTCGTCGGCAATGTGTCGCCGCATTATCATTTCGGCGCCACCATGGGGCGCGACCAGCCGGTGCGGTCCGCGGCGGACGTCTCCGGCTTCGCGGCGGCGGCCGGGGCCGACGGCCGCAACGTCCTGGTGGTGATGGTGGAAAGCCTCGGCTTTCTGCGCGATCCGGCGGCGCGCGCGAAGGTCTCCGCGCCGCTCTACGAAGCGACGCTGAGCCGGGACTACGTCGTCACCGCCGGACACGCCGGCTATTTCGGCTCGACCACCTCGGGCGAGATGCGCGAACTTTGCAATACGCGGATGTTCTACCAGGACTACGTCGCGACCGACACCGCCGGCTGCCTGCCGAACCGGCTGGCCCGGCGCGGCTATGCGACCGTCGCGGTGCACGGCTTCGCCGGCGGCATGTTCGAGCGCGAGCAATGGTACCCGACCATCGGCTTTGACCGCGCGCTGTTCGGCGACGATCTGATCAGGACCACCGGCCGCGCCTGCGGCGGCGCCTTCCGCGGCGCCTGTGACGCCGACCTCGCGCCGCTGATCGCGGCGGCGTCGCGCGCGCCCGCGGCGGGCGACAAGCCGCGCTTCACCTATTGGCTGACGCTCAACAGCCACGTGCCGATCGCGCCCGCCGAGGCGGCCGCCGACTTTCAATGCGGCGACGACGGCGGCGAATTCGGCCGGCTCGACGTCTGCCGCATGGCCGAACTCTGGCGCGACGTGTTCGACGTCACCGCCCGGCTGGCGCGCGATCCGGCGATGGGCCGGCCCGAGATCCTGATCGTCGGCGACCACGCCCCGCCGCTGTGGTCGAAGCGCGGCCGCGCCCAGTTCGAACCCGGCCGGGTCGCCTGGTACAGGCTGCAGCCGCGCGACGCCGCCGGCACGCGGATCGGGCAGTCGGCGGTCGAGGCGGATGATTGA